CCCTGGGATTTTGAACTATACCATCAAGCCCATAACTGGAATAGGTCCACTGTGTAAAAGTATCAATTAAATTGACCAGGGATATTTCCGTACCAGCGATTTTTGCCGCTAAATGAGCCAGATCTTTGAAATTATTCTCCATACAAGAATAATCAATGTCAAATTCGGCCAGACTTAATACGCGTTCCTGCTCGTTTTCGGGGATAGGATGCTGAAACATCTTCATACTGTTTATGAATTTCGGTTTAACCTGCTAATTAATTCTGCACTTTGTAATCTGCCCTGTTCCAATCTGTCATTAAAGAAGTTTTTAGTCTGATCAAAGTGTTGTTTATAGCCATTAATATCTCCATAACCAATAATAGACGACCATTCCCTTACTGAAGAATGGAATTCAAGATCATCTGCGCGGATTTGTTTGTCATAAATGGCAGCGGCAATCGATTCTTCCAGTAACTCTTCGTTTCTGAACAAATATTCCACAATTCCCAGGCGTAAACGAAAGGGTGGGGTCTGACAAATCAGGTTGTCATATGGATTGATTTTCAGGTGGTACCAGGCATCGGCCATACTCAGTAAGCTTAAATGTGAATTGGGTGTATGTGGTGCCCCGGTTCCTGATAATGAAAACTCCTTCATGACCTGGTTGTCCAGTAACAGGAATTGTTTGTCATCAGGAAAAAGGAAATGCTTAACTTCTTTAATACGTTGGCGGAATTCTGCCTCTTTTTCCATGATCATCAGCTTAAACAGCTCTGATTCGGATTGCGCATAACGTTTGATCTGGTGACGTGCATAAGGGTTCATGATTGCCAGACCTGCATAAATGTGAGATTTGTAGCTGAAAATCCGCAGCATTGTCAAAATCTTTACATTATCTATCCCACCCAGGTAAGATGGGTTTTCCCATGGAAAAAATCCTGCTTCTTTCCATGCCGTTCCCATACTTTCAAAACCCATGTGGGTTACTGCTTGTGTATCGGCTACAATTTTATCGTGTTCATGGTAATCTTTCATTTCTACGATGTCAGAACCTAAAACTGCAAGCAGATCAGTCATTCGGGTATAAGCAGCCGTATCACAACGGTGTGGAATAACAATTAAAGTTTGCCCTTTGGGGTCAAAGCCAGGGCCATGTAAAGAATGACAGGTAATAATATTAACGTCCTTCGGTAAATATTTCTCAAAGGCGGCGATCTCCGGATGTTTTACAGAGGTTTGGCCGGCGACAATAGCACCGTATTTAGTAGAAGCGCCATAAAGTGCAACTACTTCTTCTATTTTTTCCGCTTCCACAGCATAAAATATCACGTCACACTTGCGGGATACTGCATTTCCGTCAATTAATATTTCTATACCGAAAGGGGTTAATTCCTCTTCCAGCTTTTCTCTGAAGACCGGGAGGTCTGCACCGCAAACCTGATGTCCTGCTTTAGCAAAATGCTTTGCATAAAGTTTGCCCATGTCTCCCAGGCCAATAATTCCTATATCCATCTCAATATTATATATGGCAAATAAGCGAAATTCTATGGGAAATGGAATGATTATCGCCATTTTTATCATAACGATCACGGTGATAATTATTTGTAAAATAGTTTATTTTTGTAATTATTTATATTTGTACTTTATTTAAAAAATAATCATGCGTCAATTTCTGGTACAGAATTTTGCTGCCGGAGATGGTAAATTGATTAGAATATATTTATGATGGATCAAAAACAAAACGAGGTTAAAATTATTCAGACTTCCCGTGAAAATTCAAATGCTGCTATTCTTAAAGGAGATGCAGCGGGTGTTGCACAGTATTGGATGGATGATATTATTGTTATTTCTGGTGAAGGTGGTCAGTATGCAGGAAAAAAGCTACTGTTGAAAGTGTTTACAGAAATGTTCCAGGAAGACAAGCCTGTTTTTGAACGGATACCTTCGGTGATTACGATTGGGGACAGTGGTGTACTGGCATGGGAAACAGGAGAATGGAATTATAAAACTGAAAAGTTCAGAGGTAATTATTCGGCTATGTGGCGGAAAATTAAAGGAAAGTGGCTTACACAAGCTGAGCTTTTTGTTTCGCTGGATTAGAAGAGATAATATAACTTATTTTAATTAATAGTTTATACTGGGTTTGTTTTGTTACAAAAAATACTAGAAACTGCCTTTGTTTTGTTACAATATTAGGTTAGATTTGGATTTGTTATGTTACAAAGTCTGATAATTTAATATTATGGCATTTAGAGAAATGTTGAAAACTATCTCAATCATTGGAAATTAAGCACCGGTCGCAAACCTCTTATCCCAAGGGGCGCACGTCAAGTTGGTAAAACTACTTTGATACGTGATTTTGCTAAGACTTATAAATATGGAATAATCTTAAACCTTGAAAAATTAAATGATCGCAGTTATTTTGA
The sequence above is drawn from the Pedobacter cryoconitis genome and encodes:
- a CDS encoding prephenate dehydrogenase, with translation MDIGIIGLGDMGKLYAKHFAKAGHQVCGADLPVFREKLEEELTPFGIEILIDGNAVSRKCDVIFYAVEAEKIEEVVALYGASTKYGAIVAGQTSVKHPEIAAFEKYLPKDVNIITCHSLHGPGFDPKGQTLIVIPHRCDTAAYTRMTDLLAVLGSDIVEMKDYHEHDKIVADTQAVTHMGFESMGTAWKEAGFFPWENPSYLGGIDNVKILTMLRIFSYKSHIYAGLAIMNPYARHQIKRYAQSESELFKLMIMEKEAEFRQRIKEVKHFLFPDDKQFLLLDNQVMKEFSLSGTGAPHTPNSHLSLLSMADAWYHLKINPYDNLICQTPPFRLRLGIVEYLFRNEELLEESIAAAIYDKQIRADDLEFHSSVREWSSIIGYGDINGYKQHFDQTKNFFNDRLEQGRLQSAELISRLNRNS
- a CDS encoding YybH family protein; translation: MMDQKQNEVKIIQTSRENSNAAILKGDAAGVAQYWMDDIIVISGEGGQYAGKKLLLKVFTEMFQEDKPVFERIPSVITIGDSGVLAWETGEWNYKTEKFRGNYSAMWRKIKGKWLTQAELFVSLD